From Corvus cornix cornix isolate S_Up_H32 chromosome 6, ASM73873v5, whole genome shotgun sequence, one genomic window encodes:
- the LOC109145897 gene encoding LOW QUALITY PROTEIN: single-stranded DNA-binding protein 3 (The sequence of the model RefSeq protein was modified relative to this genomic sequence to represent the inferred CDS: substituted 1 base at 1 genomic stop codon), producing MFAKGKGSAVPSDGQAREKLALYVYEYLLHVGAQKSAQTFLSEIRWEKNITLGEPPGFLHSWWCVFWDLYCAAPEKRDTCEHSSEAKAFHDYSAAAALSPVLGNIPPNDGMPGGPIPPGFFQGPPGSQPSPHAQPPPHNPSSMMGPHSQPFMLPCYAGGPRPPIRMGDQPPGAVPGTQPLLPNSMDPTXQQGHSNMGGPMQRMNPPRGMGPMGPGPQNYSSSMRPPPNSLGPGMPGINMGPGAGRPWPKPSSANSIPYSSSSPGTYVGPPGGGDPPGTPIMPSPADSTNSSHNIYRMINPVPPAGSRSNFPMGPGSDGPMGGMEPHHMNGSLGSGDIDGLPKNSPNNISGISNPPGTPRDNGELGGNFLHSFQNDNYSPSMTMSDQESQLPFGGSQRIMQEEEEEETKVTRGR from the exons ATGTTCGCCAAAGGGAAGGGCTCGGCGGTGCCCTCGGACGGGCAGGCGCGGGAGAAGCTGGCGCTGTACGTCTACGAGTACCTGCTGCACGTCGGCGCCCAGAAGTCTGCGCAGACCTTCCTGTCCGAGATCCGGTGGGAGAAGAACATCACGCTAGGCGAGCCCCCCGGCTTCCTGCACTCCTGGTGGTGCGTGTTTTGGGACCTGTACTGCGCAGCTCCCGAAAAGCGAGACACTTGTGAACATTCGAGTGAAGCCAAAGCCTTTCATGACTACAGcgcagctgctgccctgagtCCCGTGCTTGGAAACATTCCCCCGAATGACGGGATGCCTGGGGGCCCCATCCCGCCCGGGTTCTTCCAGGGACCACCTGGGTCACAGCCCTCGCCACACGCACAGCCTCCACCCCACAATCCTAGCAGCATGATGGGACCCCACAGTCAGCCGTTCATGTTGCCGTGCTACGCCGGAGGTCCCCGGCCCCCCATCAGGATGGGCGACCAGCCCCCGGGTGCCGTTCCCGGTACACAGCCATTGCTGCCCAATTCGATGGATCCCACGTGACAGCAAGGGCACTCTAACATGGGCGGCCCCATGCAAAGGATGAACCCTCCACGAGGGATGGGCCCCATGGGTCCCGGTCCGCAGAactacagcagcagcatgagaCCTCCACCCAACTCCCTAGGTCCTGGCATGCCTGGAATTAACATGGGGCCGGGCGCTGGTAGACCGTGGCCGAAACCCAGCAGTGCTAACTCAATCCCATATTCTTCTTCATCGCCTGGTACATACGTGGGTCCACCCGGTGGTGGTGACCCTCCAGGGACACCCATcatgcccagccctgcagattCAACAAATTCAAGTCACAACATCTACAGAATGATTAATCCAGTACCGCCCGCAGGCAGTCGATCGAATTTCCCGATGGGCCCCGGCTCTGACGGCCCCATGGGCGGGATGGAGCCCCATCACATGAACGGATCGTTAGGGTCAGGAGACATAGATGGACTTCCAAAAAATTCTCCAAACAACATAAGTGGCATTAGCAATCCCCCGGGCACTCCAAGAGACAACGGGGAGCTGGGAGGCAACTTTCTCCATTCCTTCCAAAATGACAATTATTCCCCCAGCATGACGATGAGT gatCAAGAGAGTCAGCTGCCATTCGGAGGATCTCAACGAATTAtgcaagaagaagaagaagaagaaacaaaggtgaccaggggcagg